The following are from one region of the Carassius gibelio isolate Cgi1373 ecotype wild population from Czech Republic chromosome A13, carGib1.2-hapl.c, whole genome shotgun sequence genome:
- the LOC128025832 gene encoding homeobox protein Nkx-6.2 isoform X2: MLAVGQMDGNRQSAFVLGSTPLAALHNMTEMKTSLFPYALQNPAGFKAHSFSNMNSQIALGTPHGISDILGRPITSAGQLLSGFPRINGLTSAGMYFSPAAVSRYPKPLTELPGRAPIFWPGMMQASPWRDPRVSGPDLVLFSPAQANLMLDKDGKKKHSRPTFSGQQIFALEKTFEQTKYLAGPERARLAYSLGMTESQVKVWFQNRRTKWRKRHAAEMATAKKKHDSETEKMKESSENEEEEEEDDEYNKPLDPNSDEEKITRLLKKHKTSNVSLISPCSNSSDTL; encoded by the exons ATGTTAGCGGTCGGGCAGATGGATGGTAACCGGCAGAGTGCGTTCGTTCTGGGCAGCACTCCTCTGGCTGCGCTGCACAACATGACCGAGATGAAGACGTCTTTATTCCCGTACGCCCTGCAGAACCCCGCGGGCTTCAAGGCTCATTCTTTCAGCAACATGAACTCTCAGATCGCGCTGGGAACGCCGCATGGAATAAGCGATATTTTGGGGAGACCCATCACCTCCGCGGGACAGCTGCTGTCGGGCTTCCCCCGGATCAACGGACTGACTTCAGCGGGGATGTACTTCAGCCCTGCGGCCGTGTCTCGGTACCCCAAGCCGCTGACGGAGCTGCCCGGGAGGGCGCCTATATTCTGGCCGGGAATGATGCAGGCTTCGCCCTGGAGAGACCCGCGTGTTTCCGGTC CTGACCTTGTCTTGTTTTCTCCAGCACAGGCAAATCTGATGCTGGATAAAGATGGAAAGAAGAAGCACTCCAGACCAACTTTTTCCGGACAGCAGATCTTCGCCCTGGAGAAGACCTTCGAGCAGACCAAGTATCTGGCCGGTCCCGAGCGCGCTCGCCTCGCGTATTCTCTGGGAATGACCGAGAGCCAAGTCAAG GTTTGGTTTCAGAACAGAAGAACCAAATGGCGCAAGAGACACGCGGCAGAGATGGCCACAGCGAAGAAGAAGCACGACTCCGAGacagagaagatgaaggagagcTCCGAgaacgaggaggaggaggaggaggatgatgaataTAACAAACCTCTGGACCCGAACTCCGACGAGGAGAAAATCACGAGACTGTTGAAGAAGCACAAGACGAGTAACGTGTCCCTCATCAGCCCCTGCAGCAACAGCTCGGACACTTTGTGA
- the LOC128025832 gene encoding homeobox protein Nkx-6.2 isoform X1 produces MLAVGQMDGNRQSAFVLGSTPLAALHNMTEMKTSLFPYALQNPAGFKAHSFSNMNSQIALGTPHGISDILGRPITSAGQLLSGFPRINGLTSAGMYFSPAAVSRYPKPLTELPGRAPIFWPGMMQASPWRDPRVSGPAQANLMLDKDGKKKHSRPTFSGQQIFALEKTFEQTKYLAGPERARLAYSLGMTESQVKVWFQNRRTKWRKRHAAEMATAKKKHDSETEKMKESSENEEEEEEDDEYNKPLDPNSDEEKITRLLKKHKTSNVSLISPCSNSSDTL; encoded by the exons ATGTTAGCGGTCGGGCAGATGGATGGTAACCGGCAGAGTGCGTTCGTTCTGGGCAGCACTCCTCTGGCTGCGCTGCACAACATGACCGAGATGAAGACGTCTTTATTCCCGTACGCCCTGCAGAACCCCGCGGGCTTCAAGGCTCATTCTTTCAGCAACATGAACTCTCAGATCGCGCTGGGAACGCCGCATGGAATAAGCGATATTTTGGGGAGACCCATCACCTCCGCGGGACAGCTGCTGTCGGGCTTCCCCCGGATCAACGGACTGACTTCAGCGGGGATGTACTTCAGCCCTGCGGCCGTGTCTCGGTACCCCAAGCCGCTGACGGAGCTGCCCGGGAGGGCGCCTATATTCTGGCCGGGAATGATGCAGGCTTCGCCCTGGAGAGACCCGCGTGTTTCCGGTCCGG CACAGGCAAATCTGATGCTGGATAAAGATGGAAAGAAGAAGCACTCCAGACCAACTTTTTCCGGACAGCAGATCTTCGCCCTGGAGAAGACCTTCGAGCAGACCAAGTATCTGGCCGGTCCCGAGCGCGCTCGCCTCGCGTATTCTCTGGGAATGACCGAGAGCCAAGTCAAG GTTTGGTTTCAGAACAGAAGAACCAAATGGCGCAAGAGACACGCGGCAGAGATGGCCACAGCGAAGAAGAAGCACGACTCCGAGacagagaagatgaaggagagcTCCGAgaacgaggaggaggaggaggaggatgatgaataTAACAAACCTCTGGACCCGAACTCCGACGAGGAGAAAATCACGAGACTGTTGAAGAAGCACAAGACGAGTAACGTGTCCCTCATCAGCCCCTGCAGCAACAGCTCGGACACTTTGTGA
- the LOC128026789 gene encoding transmembrane protein 254-like, with protein sequence MAKSDSCSYFRRTSSFWMLVVSIYIILHTWTAFWPQDVPYGLLGPLGALAKYFVDYHHPALYYGWFLMFAIHVCEVLFALKVCSDKGIDSSSARLLWIAQTFLFGLTSLGLLIKYKPDSRPKRQ encoded by the exons ATGGCCAAAAGTGACAGCTGCTCATATTTCAGGAGAACCAGCTCGTTCTGGATGCTGGTCGTGTCGATTTATATTATTCTTCACACG TGGACTGCGTTTTGGCCTCAGGACGTCCCGTATGGCCTTCTGGGTCCTCTAGGCGCTCTGGCCAAGTATTTCGTGGACTACCATCATCCTGCGCTGTATTATGG CTGGTTTCTGATGTTTGCCATCCATGTGTGTGAGGTTCTGTTTGCGCTGAAGGTGTGCAG TGATAAAGGCATCGACAGCTCGTCCGCACGCTTGCTGTGGATCGCTCAGACGTTTCTGTTTGGTCTGACGTCTCTGGGTCTTCTGATCAAATACAAGCCGGACAGCCGACCCAAACGCCAGTGA